A genomic stretch from Neodiprion fabricii isolate iyNeoFabr1 chromosome 3, iyNeoFabr1.1, whole genome shotgun sequence includes:
- the LOC124178474 gene encoding moesin/ezrin/radixin homolog 1 isoform X2: protein MPKSTNVRVTTMDAELEFAIQQTTTGKQLFDQVVKTIGLREVWFFGLQYTDSKGDLTWIKLYKKVMNQDVKKENPLQFKFRAKFYPEDVAEEIIQDITLRLFYLQVKNTILTDEIYCPPETSVLLASYAVQARHGDFVKSTHSSGFLANDRLLPQRVMDQHKMSQDEWEGSVTTWWQEHRGMLREDAMMEYLKIAQDLEMYGVNYFEIRNKKGTELWLGVDALGLNIYEKDDKLTPKIGFPWSEIRNISFNDRKFIIKPIDKKAPDFVFFAPRVRINKRILALCMGNHDLYMRRRKPDTIDVQQMKAQAREEKIAKQQQREKLQLEIAARERAEKKQQEYEERLRSMAEEMERRQAELSEAQEMIRRLEEQLKQLQAAKEELEDRQKELTVMMEKLERSQEMELAERMKLEQEIRAKQEEVQRIQSEVEMKDAEARRLQEEVEAARIRQEEADRAFQASSTPQHHHVEENEEEGEEEGEDESPQGQVTKDLATDESIIDPVEERRTLAERNERLHDQLKALKQDLAQSRDETKETAMDKIHRENVRQGRDKYKTLREIRKGNTKRRVDQFENM from the exons ACGAACGTGAGGGTGACGACGATGGACGCGGAACTCGAGTTCGCGATCCAGCAGACGACGACAGGGAAACAACTCTTCGACCAGGTTGTCAAGACCATCGGTCTAAGGGAGGTCTGGTTTTTCGGTCTGCAGTACACAGACAGCAAGGGCGATCTCACATGGATCAAGCTCTACAAAAAG GTGATGAATCAAGACGTGAAGAAGGAGAACCCGCTGCAATTCAAATTCCGTGCCAAATTCTACCCAGAAGATGTTGCCGAGGAAATTATTCAGGACATCACGCTTCGTCTCTTCTACCTTCAG GTGAAAAATACGATCTTGACGGACGAAATTTACTGCCCACCGGAGACGTCGGTACTTTTGGCGTCGTACGCGGTTCAAGCTCGTCACGGTGACTTTGTAAAGAGTACTCATAGTTCTGGATTTTTGGCAAATGATCGTTTGCTACCGCAACGTGTTATGGATCAGCACAAAATGAGCCAGGACGAATGGGAAGGATCCGTCACAACTTGGTGGCAGGAACACCGGGGAATGCTTCGTGAAGATGCAATGATGGAGTATCTCAAGATCGCTCAG GATTTGGAAATGTACGGAGTGAATTACTTCGAAATTCGCAACAAGAAGGGTACCGAACTTTGGCTCGGTGTCGACGCTCTTGGtctaaatatttatgaaaaagaTGACAAACTGACGCCGAAAATCGGCTTTCCGTGGTCAGAGATCCGCAATATTTCCTTCAATGATAGAAAGTTTATCATCAAACCAATCGATAAGAAAGCTCCAGACTTCGTATTCTTTGCACCTAGAGTTAGGATTAACAAGAGAATTTTGGCACTATGTATGGGCAATCACGATTTGTACATGCGAAGACGCAAGCCCGATACCATTGATGTTCAACAAATGAAG GCACAAGCCCGTGAGGAGAAAATTGCTAAGCAACAGCAGAGAGAAAAGCTTCAGTTGGAGATAGCTGCGAGAGAACGAGCTGAAAAGAAACAGCAGGAGTACGAGGAAAGGCTGAGGAGTATGGCTGAAGAGATGGAGAGACGGCAAGCTGAATTATCAGAAGCTCAGGAAATGATTAGACGTTTAGAGGAACAGTTGAAACAACTTCAAGCCGCTAAAGAAGAGCTTGAAGATCGTCAGAAG GAACTGACAGTGATGATGGAGAAACTAGAACGCTCGCAAGAAATGGAACTTGCTGAACGTATGAAGCTGGAACAGGAAATTAGAGCGAAGCAGGAGGAGGTTCAACGCATTCAATCTGAAGTTGAAATGAAAGATGCGGAGGCTCGAAGACTTCAAGAAGAAGTAGAGGCAGCCAG AATACGACAAGAGGAGGCTGATAGGGCATTCCAAGCCAGTTCGACTCCCCAGCATCATCATGttgaagaaaacgaagaagagggagaggaagaaggagaagatgAATCGCCTCAGGGTCAAGTTACTAAAGATCTTGCTACTGACGAATCGATTATCGATCCAGTTGAAGAGCGACGTACTTTGGCAGAAAGAAATGAACGGCTGCACGATCAATTGaag GCTCTGAAACAGGACTTGGCTCAGTCTCGTGACGAAACCAAGGAAACTGCAATGGACAAAATTCACAGGGAAAACGTACGCCAAGGACGTGATAAATACAAAACGCTACGTGAGATTCGCAAAGGCAATACTAAACGTCGTGTTGACCAGTTTGAGAACATGTAG
- the LOC124178474 gene encoding moesin/ezrin/radixin homolog 1 isoform X1, which translates to MVAGAKMTNVRVTTMDAELEFAIQQTTTGKQLFDQVVKTIGLREVWFFGLQYTDSKGDLTWIKLYKKVMNQDVKKENPLQFKFRAKFYPEDVAEEIIQDITLRLFYLQVKNTILTDEIYCPPETSVLLASYAVQARHGDFVKSTHSSGFLANDRLLPQRVMDQHKMSQDEWEGSVTTWWQEHRGMLREDAMMEYLKIAQDLEMYGVNYFEIRNKKGTELWLGVDALGLNIYEKDDKLTPKIGFPWSEIRNISFNDRKFIIKPIDKKAPDFVFFAPRVRINKRILALCMGNHDLYMRRRKPDTIDVQQMKAQAREEKIAKQQQREKLQLEIAARERAEKKQQEYEERLRSMAEEMERRQAELSEAQEMIRRLEEQLKQLQAAKEELEDRQKELTVMMEKLERSQEMELAERMKLEQEIRAKQEEVQRIQSEVEMKDAEARRLQEEVEAARIRQEEADRAFQASSTPQHHHVEENEEEGEEEGEDESPQGQVTKDLATDESIIDPVEERRTLAERNERLHDQLKALKQDLAQSRDETKETAMDKIHRENVRQGRDKYKTLREIRKGNTKRRVDQFENM; encoded by the exons ACGAACGTGAGGGTGACGACGATGGACGCGGAACTCGAGTTCGCGATCCAGCAGACGACGACAGGGAAACAACTCTTCGACCAGGTTGTCAAGACCATCGGTCTAAGGGAGGTCTGGTTTTTCGGTCTGCAGTACACAGACAGCAAGGGCGATCTCACATGGATCAAGCTCTACAAAAAG GTGATGAATCAAGACGTGAAGAAGGAGAACCCGCTGCAATTCAAATTCCGTGCCAAATTCTACCCAGAAGATGTTGCCGAGGAAATTATTCAGGACATCACGCTTCGTCTCTTCTACCTTCAG GTGAAAAATACGATCTTGACGGACGAAATTTACTGCCCACCGGAGACGTCGGTACTTTTGGCGTCGTACGCGGTTCAAGCTCGTCACGGTGACTTTGTAAAGAGTACTCATAGTTCTGGATTTTTGGCAAATGATCGTTTGCTACCGCAACGTGTTATGGATCAGCACAAAATGAGCCAGGACGAATGGGAAGGATCCGTCACAACTTGGTGGCAGGAACACCGGGGAATGCTTCGTGAAGATGCAATGATGGAGTATCTCAAGATCGCTCAG GATTTGGAAATGTACGGAGTGAATTACTTCGAAATTCGCAACAAGAAGGGTACCGAACTTTGGCTCGGTGTCGACGCTCTTGGtctaaatatttatgaaaaagaTGACAAACTGACGCCGAAAATCGGCTTTCCGTGGTCAGAGATCCGCAATATTTCCTTCAATGATAGAAAGTTTATCATCAAACCAATCGATAAGAAAGCTCCAGACTTCGTATTCTTTGCACCTAGAGTTAGGATTAACAAGAGAATTTTGGCACTATGTATGGGCAATCACGATTTGTACATGCGAAGACGCAAGCCCGATACCATTGATGTTCAACAAATGAAG GCACAAGCCCGTGAGGAGAAAATTGCTAAGCAACAGCAGAGAGAAAAGCTTCAGTTGGAGATAGCTGCGAGAGAACGAGCTGAAAAGAAACAGCAGGAGTACGAGGAAAGGCTGAGGAGTATGGCTGAAGAGATGGAGAGACGGCAAGCTGAATTATCAGAAGCTCAGGAAATGATTAGACGTTTAGAGGAACAGTTGAAACAACTTCAAGCCGCTAAAGAAGAGCTTGAAGATCGTCAGAAG GAACTGACAGTGATGATGGAGAAACTAGAACGCTCGCAAGAAATGGAACTTGCTGAACGTATGAAGCTGGAACAGGAAATTAGAGCGAAGCAGGAGGAGGTTCAACGCATTCAATCTGAAGTTGAAATGAAAGATGCGGAGGCTCGAAGACTTCAAGAAGAAGTAGAGGCAGCCAG AATACGACAAGAGGAGGCTGATAGGGCATTCCAAGCCAGTTCGACTCCCCAGCATCATCATGttgaagaaaacgaagaagagggagaggaagaaggagaagatgAATCGCCTCAGGGTCAAGTTACTAAAGATCTTGCTACTGACGAATCGATTATCGATCCAGTTGAAGAGCGACGTACTTTGGCAGAAAGAAATGAACGGCTGCACGATCAATTGaag GCTCTGAAACAGGACTTGGCTCAGTCTCGTGACGAAACCAAGGAAACTGCAATGGACAAAATTCACAGGGAAAACGTACGCCAAGGACGTGATAAATACAAAACGCTACGTGAGATTCGCAAAGGCAATACTAAACGTCGTGTTGACCAGTTTGAGAACATGTAG